One segment of Desulfatibacillum aliphaticivorans DSM 15576 DNA contains the following:
- a CDS encoding ABC transporter permease, which produces MNGSFAVYYREMVILKRKIFKQIASMAVSPLLYLAAFGFAMGRDFDMDGMTYMQFLVPGLVAMASMTQAFSIASEINISRFYWHIFEEFQSAPLANVQYVIGEVAAAITRALLAVSVIMVLALCFGVTLSINLYFVGAIVINAALFGSVAVICAMLVKSHADQSLVTSFIITPMAFLGGTFFPLDRMPGAVQAILKLLPLTHAARAIRTSAHGGVPPLFSYALLLVLFGVFFSIAIICANKARN; this is translated from the coding sequence ATGAACGGTAGCTTTGCCGTGTATTACAGGGAAATGGTCATACTTAAACGCAAAATTTTCAAGCAGATTGCATCCATGGCCGTGTCTCCCCTTTTGTATCTGGCGGCTTTCGGGTTCGCCATGGGCCGCGACTTTGACATGGACGGCATGACTTACATGCAGTTTTTGGTTCCCGGTCTGGTGGCCATGGCCAGCATGACCCAAGCGTTTTCCATAGCCAGCGAGATAAATATCAGCCGGTTTTACTGGCATATATTCGAGGAATTTCAATCAGCGCCGCTGGCCAACGTGCAATACGTGATCGGCGAAGTGGCGGCCGCAATCACAAGGGCTCTGCTGGCTGTGAGCGTGATCATGGTTCTGGCCTTGTGCTTTGGGGTGACATTATCGATCAACCTTTATTTTGTGGGGGCGATCGTCATCAACGCGGCTTTGTTCGGGTCCGTGGCGGTCATTTGCGCCATGCTGGTCAAGTCCCATGCGGACCAAAGTCTGGTGACCAGCTTTATCATCACGCCCATGGCCTTTTTGGGGGGCACGTTCTTTCCTCTGGACCGCATGCCCGGCGCGGTGCAGGCCATATTGAAGCTGCTGCCGTTGACGCACGCGGCCAGGGCTATAAGAACTTCGGCCCATGGCGGCGTTCCGCCTTTGTTTTCATACGCGCTGCTGCTGGTATTGTTTGGAGTGTTTTTCTCCATAGCCATAATTTGCGCAAACAAA
- a CDS encoding ABC transporter ATP-binding protein has product MINQSMIKISNLHKRFGKVHALRGVNLNIGEGELFAYLGPNGSGKTTTIRILTSLTNPTEGEAFLNGYSVLKQRLDAKMQCGVVAQHINLDNELTVEENLSIHGMLFGMGKKDRAKAIDEFLEYVDLADRKKTLIKQLSGGLKRRVMIARALMHRPKIVFLDEPTVGLDPSIRRKIWSFIKKAQNDGATILLTTHYIEEAEFLADRVAFLDTGSIVVIDSPQNLMDRMGAWALDTMNNGDISTEYFKSREQAEASAQGRQYTGFTVRRVNLEDAFIAQTGKKTIGEAAPAKSPHGGAHSSGHGHGGHGSHQKGGH; this is encoded by the coding sequence ATGATCAACCAATCCATGATTAAAATCTCCAACCTGCACAAGCGATTCGGCAAGGTTCACGCGCTTCGGGGGGTGAATCTGAACATCGGGGAGGGGGAGCTTTTCGCCTACCTGGGCCCCAACGGCTCGGGCAAGACGACGACCATCCGCATCCTCACCAGCCTGACCAACCCCACGGAGGGGGAGGCCTTTTTGAACGGGTATTCCGTTCTTAAGCAACGGCTGGACGCCAAGATGCAATGCGGCGTGGTGGCTCAGCATATCAACCTGGACAACGAACTGACCGTGGAGGAGAACCTGTCTATCCACGGCATGCTGTTCGGCATGGGCAAAAAGGACCGGGCCAAGGCCATTGACGAATTTTTGGAATATGTGGATCTGGCCGACCGGAAAAAGACGCTGATCAAGCAGCTTTCCGGCGGGCTCAAGAGGCGGGTTATGATCGCCCGCGCCTTGATGCATCGGCCTAAAATTGTGTTTCTGGACGAACCCACGGTGGGCCTGGATCCTTCCATACGCCGCAAAATCTGGTCGTTCATCAAAAAGGCGCAAAACGACGGCGCCACCATTTTGCTGACCACCCATTATATTGAAGAGGCGGAGTTCCTGGCCGACCGGGTGGCCTTTTTGGACACCGGGTCCATAGTCGTCATCGACTCGCCCCAGAACCTGATGGATCGCATGGGCGCATGGGCGTTGGACACCATGAACAACGGGGATATCAGCACGGAGTATTTCAAGTCCCGGGAGCAGGCGGAGGCCAGCGCCCAAGGGCGGCAATACACGGGATTTACGGTTCGCAGGGTCAACCTGGAGGACGCATTCATCGCCCAGACCGGTAAGAAAACCATCGGGGAAGCCGCGCCCGCCAAATCGCCCCATGGCGGCGCTCACTCTTCCGGCCACGGACATGGAGGGCATGGAAGCCATCAGAAAGGGGGCCATTGA
- a CDS encoding ATP-binding protein — MKRKTVFPFAAIVGQDMMKLALILNVINPTLSGVLIRGEKGTGKSTAVRALADILPEIDVISDCPFELSPQDEQEAYEECMTALTGEEPKSGDLESYKRKVRVVELPVGATEDRVVGTLDLEHALRKGTKRVEPGLLAAAHRGILYVDEVNLLDDHIVDVLLDSAAMGVNTIEREGVSFSHPAKFTLVGTMNPEEGELRPQLLDRFGLCVHVTGVEDMESRVLIMKRRVAFDENPANFTAQFDQESANIAQSITKAREVYPKVNLPESMYAEIAKYCLEVGVDGHRADIIMLKTAKTLAAYDAREEVASKDIETASQLVLPHRVRRVPLQDVVTDISAARGRK; from the coding sequence ATGAAACGTAAGACGGTATTTCCCTTTGCAGCAATCGTGGGTCAGGACATGATGAAACTGGCCTTGATTTTGAACGTAATCAACCCCACCCTTTCCGGCGTACTGATTCGCGGGGAAAAAGGAACTGGAAAATCCACGGCCGTGCGCGCCCTGGCCGATATTCTGCCGGAAATCGACGTGATTTCGGACTGCCCTTTTGAGCTTTCTCCCCAAGACGAACAGGAGGCTTATGAAGAATGCATGACCGCCCTGACCGGGGAAGAGCCGAAAAGCGGCGACCTGGAATCCTACAAAAGAAAAGTCCGGGTGGTGGAGCTTCCCGTAGGCGCCACGGAAGACCGGGTTGTGGGCACCCTGGACCTGGAGCACGCTTTGCGTAAAGGGACCAAAAGGGTGGAGCCCGGCCTTTTGGCCGCCGCGCACCGGGGAATTTTGTACGTGGACGAGGTCAACCTTTTGGACGACCACATTGTAGACGTGCTTCTGGACTCGGCGGCCATGGGCGTGAACACCATCGAACGCGAGGGCGTCAGCTTTTCCCACCCGGCCAAGTTTACTCTGGTGGGCACCATGAATCCCGAAGAAGGGGAGCTTCGGCCCCAGTTGCTGGACCGCTTCGGGCTTTGCGTGCATGTGACCGGCGTGGAAGACATGGAATCCAGGGTGCTGATCATGAAGCGCCGGGTCGCTTTTGACGAAAACCCGGCCAATTTCACCGCCCAATTCGACCAGGAGTCCGCCAACATCGCCCAGAGCATAACCAAAGCCAGGGAGGTGTATCCCAAGGTGAATCTTCCGGAATCCATGTACGCGGAAATCGCCAAATACTGCCTGGAAGTGGGCGTGGACGGGCACCGCGCAGACATCATCATGCTGAAGACCGCCAAGACCCTGGCCGCCTACGACGCCAGGGAAGAGGTTGCATCCAAGGATATTGAAACCGCATCCCAACTGGTGCTGCCCCATCGCGTCAGACGGGTTCCCCTCCAGGACGTGGTTACGGACATCAGCGCGGCCCGGGGAAGAAAATGA
- a CDS encoding putative cobaltochelatase, which translates to MKNNVFPFSAIVGQDALRRALSLCAVNPAVGGVVVRGEKGTAKSTAVRALAKLLPRIPVYEDCPYGCNPDIPEERCPVCQARTQEAKVRFKRRPVVTLPLNATEDRVAGGLDFDLAVKNGVRVLQPGLLAKSHRGILYVDEVNLLDDHIVDLVLSSASTGENRVEREGLSVCHASRFMLVGTMNPEEGELRPQFLDRFGLCVEIGSEQDVETRARIMRRREAFDLDKEAFHERFAKAEAQTADSIQAASALLPRVKMKDSLRDLIANLCAEKYVAGHRAELVIEQAAKAHAALGGRTEVTEGDIEAVAPMALLHRTRDAAPPPPPPEQEEQEEEQQEPPDHDPPENEEEDQELPPEQEESQEQEDAGPPPPPEREEAPPEEEMQPPEQEEERESSSMDKIFEVGQNFKVKRIQAPKDRVFRRGSGRRSRTRVAQKQGRYVKSRPRKHSDDIALDATLRNAAPFQARRKAEGDSNLAVILKKEDLQERIREKRIGNFLLFVVDASGSMGAKGRMVASKGAIMSLLLDAYQKRDKVAMVSFRKDEALVNLPPTSSVELAAKLLAELPVGGKTPLAAGMVKCAEMVRNALVRDPSMRPIVLFITDGKANVGLNAGKPVPEAMELAARLSQDERVHYVVVDTESRGLVRFGLAGRLAENLGARYFQVEDLRAEQLVDITRNEDW; encoded by the coding sequence TTCCCTTTTCCGCCATTGTCGGCCAGGACGCCTTACGGCGCGCTTTGTCATTGTGCGCCGTCAATCCGGCCGTTGGCGGAGTTGTGGTGCGGGGAGAAAAAGGCACCGCCAAATCCACGGCTGTCAGGGCTTTGGCGAAGCTGCTGCCCCGAATCCCGGTTTATGAAGACTGTCCGTACGGATGCAATCCCGATATCCCGGAGGAACGATGTCCCGTTTGCCAGGCAAGGACTCAGGAAGCCAAGGTGCGCTTTAAACGCAGACCTGTGGTCACCTTGCCGTTGAATGCTACGGAGGACCGGGTGGCCGGCGGCCTGGACTTTGATTTGGCCGTAAAAAACGGAGTGCGGGTCTTGCAGCCCGGCCTGCTGGCCAAGTCGCATCGCGGCATTTTGTACGTGGACGAAGTCAACCTATTGGACGACCACATTGTGGACCTGGTTCTTTCTTCCGCCAGCACAGGAGAAAACCGGGTGGAGCGGGAAGGCCTTAGCGTTTGCCACGCCTCTCGGTTCATGCTGGTGGGCACTATGAATCCCGAGGAAGGAGAGCTTCGCCCCCAGTTTTTGGATCGATTCGGCTTGTGCGTGGAGATCGGGTCTGAGCAGGACGTGGAAACCCGGGCGAGAATCATGCGCCGCAGGGAAGCCTTCGACCTGGACAAGGAAGCCTTTCACGAGAGATTCGCCAAGGCGGAGGCCCAGACGGCCGACTCCATTCAGGCGGCCTCGGCTCTGCTTCCCAGGGTGAAAATGAAGGACAGCCTGCGGGATTTGATCGCCAACTTGTGCGCGGAAAAATACGTCGCAGGACATCGGGCGGAACTGGTCATCGAGCAGGCGGCAAAGGCTCACGCAGCCCTTGGCGGAAGAACGGAAGTCACGGAAGGCGATATCGAGGCAGTGGCGCCCATGGCGCTTTTGCACCGCACTCGAGACGCCGCGCCGCCTCCCCCTCCGCCCGAGCAGGAAGAGCAGGAGGAGGAACAGCAGGAGCCGCCGGATCACGATCCACCGGAGAACGAAGAAGAGGATCAGGAGCTTCCGCCGGAACAGGAGGAATCCCAGGAACAGGAAGATGCGGGTCCGCCGCCTCCGCCCGAGCGGGAAGAAGCGCCGCCTGAAGAAGAAATGCAGCCCCCCGAGCAGGAGGAAGAGCGGGAATCCAGCTCGATGGACAAAATTTTCGAGGTGGGCCAAAACTTTAAGGTAAAACGCATCCAGGCGCCCAAGGACAGGGTCTTTCGCCGGGGCTCCGGCCGGAGGTCCCGCACCCGGGTGGCTCAAAAGCAGGGCCGGTACGTCAAAAGCAGGCCCCGAAAGCATTCGGACGACATCGCCCTGGACGCCACATTGAGAAACGCGGCGCCTTTTCAGGCCAGAAGAAAGGCGGAGGGCGATTCCAACCTCGCCGTCATCCTGAAAAAAGAGGATTTGCAGGAGCGTATCCGGGAAAAACGCATCGGCAACTTTTTGTTGTTTGTGGTGGACGCCAGCGGTTCCATGGGCGCCAAAGGCCGGATGGTGGCGTCCAAGGGGGCGATCATGTCCCTGCTTTTGGACGCCTATCAAAAACGGGACAAAGTGGCCATGGTGTCGTTCCGCAAGGACGAGGCCCTGGTTAACCTGCCGCCCACGTCCTCCGTGGAGTTGGCGGCCAAGCTCCTGGCGGAGCTGCCGGTAGGCGGCAAGACGCCCCTGGCCGCCGGGATGGTGAAATGCGCCGAAATGGTTCGCAACGCCCTGGTGCGCGATCCCTCCATGCGGCCCATTGTCCTGTTTATTACTGACGGCAAGGCCAACGTAGGGCTGAACGCCGGCAAGCCTGTGCCCGAGGCCATGGAGCTGGCCGCGCGTCTGTCCCAGGACGAACGGGTTCATTACGTGGTGGTGGATACGGAAAGCCGCGGCCTGGTCCGCTTCGGCCTGGCAGGCAGGCTGGCTGAAAACCTTGGCGCCAGGTACTTTCAAGTAGAAGACCTCCGGGCTGAACAGCTCGTGGATATTACAAGGAACGAGGATTGGTAA